One window of Phoenix dactylifera cultivar Barhee BC4 chromosome 5, palm_55x_up_171113_PBpolish2nd_filt_p, whole genome shotgun sequence genomic DNA carries:
- the LOC103695983 gene encoding UDP-N-acetylmuramoyl-L-alanyl-D-glutamate--2,6-diaminopimelate ligase MurE homolog, chloroplastic-like, with translation MALPTFSLLSLSKPSSPLLSLGRRAFFFPSALGANGEIHQESHKESSRGGVLQLQNPILTSEVGSFRDNPVKLPPEEVVEKESMSSSDSGLVSLPKSRVQILEPKFRMTFAELIDESGVAPVSVYGDMEVLVTGIQNDSRKVIPGNVFVCCAGYKTDGHCYVAEAIERGAVAVVASRELGINETLACKALLVMEDTNSVLPVLAATFYGHPSKSLLVTGITGTNGKTTTAHLIRAVSEALGKKTGMLGSVGYYVHGNYQLEAPNTTPNAVMVQELMAEMARNRTEAVVMEVSSVGLSVGRCDEIDFDIAVFMNLTRDHLDFHGTEEEYRSSKAKMFARMVDPRFHRKIVNIDDPNASFFIAQGNPDVPVVTFAMENKDADVYPMKITLSLFKTRVVINTPKGMLEISSSLVGRYNIYNILAAVAVGIAMDAPSGNIVRGIEAMDGVPGRFELINEGQNFALVVDYAHSPDSFSRLLDAARELGARRIITVFGCAGETDKGKRPILTKLASEKSDVIILTSGNPKSENQFNIFDDMLAGIGLTLQDYLQYDENFLYPVLPNGCRLFLHDIRRVAIRAAVAMGKEGDMIFVLGRGHESYQIEGVKKRYIDDREECREALQHVDELHRAKLDKRIPMVVNRDLPVSSGEVESWRTLAGRVNACST, from the exons ATGGCTCTTCCCACTTTCTCCCTCCTCTCATTATCCAAACCAtcctcccctcttctctccCTCGGGCGTCGAGCCTTCTTTTTCCCGTCAGCGCTTGGCGCCAATGGCGAAATCCACCAGGAATCCCATAAAGAGTCCTCCCGGGGTGGCGTTCTCCAGCTCCAAAATCCGATTTTGACCTCAGAGGTAGGATCTTTTCGAGATAATCCTGTGAAATTGCCTCCTGAAGAGGTGGTTGAAAAGGAGTCGATGTCATCCAGTGATAGTGGGCTTGTTAGTTTACCAAAATCCCGGGTTCAAATTCTAGAGCCCAAGTTCCGAATGACGTTTGCTGAGCTTATAGATGAGAGCGGAGTAGCACCAGTGTCGGTGTATGGAGATATGGAGGTTTTGGTCACTGGAATTCAGAATGACTCAAGGAAGGTGATACCAGGAAATGTCTTTGTTTGCTGTGCCGGCTACAAAACCGATGGGCACTGTTATGTTGCCGAGGCCATCGAAAGGGGAGCTGTTGCAGTGGTGGCTAGTAGAGAGCTTGGTATAAATGAAACATTAGCCTGCAAGGCTCTTTTAGTGATGGAGGATACTAATTCGGTGCTCCCTGTTCTTGCTGCAACCTTTTATGGGCATCCATCAAAGAGCTTGCTTGTGACTGGGATCACAGGAACGAATGGTAAGACCACAACGGCACACTTGATTCGGGCAGTCAGCGAGGCATTGGGGAAGAAGACGGGAATGCTGGGATCAGTGGGGTATTATGTTCATGGAAATTATCAGCTGGAAGCTCCCAACACAACTCCTAATGCAGTCATGGTCCAGGAACTGATGGCAGAGATGGCACGCAATCGGACTGAGGCAGTGGTCATGGAGGTTTCTTCTGTGGGGTTGTCAGTGGGGAGATGTGACGAGATAGATTTTGATATTGCGGTCTTCATGAATCTGACAAGAGACCACCTGGATTTCCATGGGACGGAGGAGGAGTATAGAAGTAGCAAGGCTAAGATGTTTGCAAGGATGGTCGACCCGAGATTTCACAGGAAAATTGTGAATATTGACGACCCAAATGCATCATTTTTTATTGCGCAGGGGAATCCAGATGTTCCTGTTGTGACATTTGCGATGGAGAATAAGGATGCTGATGTGTACCCTATGAAGATTACACTCTCATTGTTTAAGACACGGGTTGTGATCAACACACCAAAAGGAATGTTGGAAATTTCTTCAAGTTTGGTTGGGAGATATAACATATATAACATACTAGCTGCAGTGGCTGTTGGGATTGCAATGGATGCCCCATCAGGGAATATTGTTAGGGGCATTGAAGCAATGGATGGTGTCCCTGGTAGATTCGAGCTCATAAATGAAGGGCAAAACTTTGCACTAGTTGTAGATTATGCACATTCACCAGATTCTTTTTCTAGACTGTTGGATGCCGCAAGGGAACTAGGAGCACGGAGAATCATCACAG TATTTGGATGTGCTGGAGAAACTGACAAAGGGAAGAGACCAATTCTGACAAAACTTGCTTCAGAAAAAAGTGATGTAATTATTTTGACATCTGGCAATCCAAAGTCAGAAAACCAAT TTAACATCTTTGATGACATGCTGGCTGGCATTGGGTTGACCTTGCAAGATTATTTGCAATATGATGAAAATTTTCTCTACCCTGTTCTTCCAAATGGATGTAGGCTTTTCCTTCATGATATTAGACGAGTAGCTATACGAGCTGCTGTAGCCATGGGAAAGGAAGGTGATATGATT TTTGTCCTAGGCAGAGGTCATGAATCATATCAAATTGAAGGTGTGAAGAAAAGATACATTGATGATAGGGAAGAGTGTAGAGAAGCCTTGCAACATGTTGACGAGCTGCACAGGGCAAAATTAGATAAGCGAATTCCTATGGTG GTTAATAGAGATTTACCAGTATCCTCTGGTGAGGTTGAATCTTGGCGCACGTTAGCAGGCCGAGTGAATGCTTGTTCTACATGA